In the genome of Xanthomonas translucens pv. cerealis, one region contains:
- a CDS encoding DUF3275 family protein encodes MAVTSVPERSVSPIVVPGQLTLRTVRGKYGPFPVGRLSTHLGVFEVKDPELEQYPEGKYDGDFVIRYIFPKSYPVGGGMRFEIRASLDGMTLNGIEKLSRDEERSFATQDVDPLEEELGTQPVATSAKPARASRPAKPAPLEASADPLIDTTPFGVDAPPPVASAAPGSEEDPDAALFGALWPLGESVKLDSTIDRRALRAQIARLNELGFALDFKTQEWSRQAELQTA; translated from the coding sequence ATGGCAGTCACATCGGTGCCCGAGAGATCGGTATCGCCCATCGTCGTCCCGGGCCAGCTCACGCTGCGCACCGTCCGCGGCAAGTACGGCCCGTTCCCGGTCGGCCGCCTTTCCACACACCTTGGTGTGTTCGAGGTCAAAGACCCCGAGCTGGAGCAGTACCCCGAAGGCAAGTACGACGGAGATTTCGTTATCAGGTACATCTTTCCGAAGTCCTATCCGGTCGGCGGCGGCATGCGGTTCGAGATCCGCGCCAGCCTGGACGGAATGACGCTCAACGGCATAGAAAAGCTGAGCCGCGACGAGGAACGCAGCTTCGCCACACAGGATGTCGATCCGCTCGAAGAAGAGCTTGGGACGCAGCCGGTGGCAACGTCGGCCAAGCCCGCCAGAGCCTCGCGACCCGCCAAACCTGCTCCCTTGGAGGCATCGGCGGACCCGCTGATCGATACCACGCCGTTCGGTGTGGATGCGCCGCCGCCCGTTGCGTCTGCCGCCCCCGGCAGCGAAGAAGATCCGGACGCCGCGCTGTTCGGCGCACTGTGGCCGCTGGGCGAATCTGTGAAGCTGGATTCGACCATTGACCGCCGCGCCTTGCGCGCGCAAATCGCCCGCCTGAACGAGCTGGGTTTCGCACTGGACTTCAAAACGCAAGAGTGGAGCCGACAGGCCGAACTGCAAACTGCGTAG